The proteins below come from a single Anguilla rostrata isolate EN2019 chromosome 3, ASM1855537v3, whole genome shotgun sequence genomic window:
- the LOC135250064 gene encoding protocadherin gamma-C5-like isoform X42, which yields MGNGTKKGILIWRAIYFACFFLLWNTTNGQIRYTIPEELNQGSIVGNIGKDLGLNAKEISDRKLRITSEGKQYFSVDLEKGDLIVSERIDRETLCGQSESCLLPLEAIIQSPLQLHRVQVEIQDINDNAPSFITKEHVLKIAEHVAPGARFPLESAQDPDVGSNALRSYSLSTNDHFSLNVKTSKDGRKIPELVLAKSLDREKHPSHELVLTAVDGGNPVKSGTTQISIQVLDNNDNPPQFEKQFYEASIGEDSSPGSLVLELMAVDLDDGPNGEVEYSFGDHTSDSVFNVFDLNSKTGQLTLKGPLDYEETTLYVIDLVAKDKGSPELEGHCSVQVTVVDANDNPPEIILKSLTSPAPEDASVGTVVGLISVRDLDSGDNGKISVGVSGNVPFALKPSFENHYELVTGARLDREAQSEYNIDIIATDAGSPALSTKKTVSLRIIDVNDNSPVFSQPSYVVYVKENGAPGTILCSVSASDPDLGENAKISYSVLDSKVQDQSVSSYIYINSDNGSIYSMHSFDYEKLKVFQIQVQAKDRGSLPLSSNAIVHVFILDQNDNAPTVIYPSAVMGSISHQKMPRSAKAGHLVTKVTAVDADSGHNAWISYKVVEATDASLFGVNLYTGEVRTKRAVSEQDDASQRLLIEIKDNGEPVQSTTVTVGILLEDGVHEPISDLRQKAQEPSKKNNKITFYLIISLASVSAVSFVTFVILAVKCVRNSRRGACCCIRRSDSDGYKNPNRNLQIQLNTDGPIKYVEVLGGDMMSQSQSFRSCFTPVSEFSDFTFVKPSSTSDFKDMISVLDASLPDSAWTFESQQQKPPNTDWRFSQNQRPGTSGAAPPPEAAVGTGPWPNPPTEAEQLQALMAAANEVSEATATLGPGTMGLSTRYSPQFTLQHVPDYRQNVYIPGSTATLTANQQQQQQQQQQPPQPALPQPPPQAEAPKAAQTPASKKKSAKKDKK from the exons ATGGGAAACGGGACCAAAAAAGGGATCTTGATATGGCGCGCTATCTATTTCGCGTGTTTCTTTCTTCTGTGGAATACAACAAATGGACAGATTCGGTACACCATTCCAGAGGAACTAAACCAGGGGTCGATAGTCGGGAATATTGGGAAAGACTTGGGTTTAAATGCAAAAGAAATTTCGGATCGCAAGCTGCGGATCACGTCCGAGGGTAAGCAGTATTTCAGTGTGGATTTGGAAAAGGGAGATCTGATCGTGAGTGAGAGAATAGACAGAGAGACGCTTTGTGGACAAAGCGAGAGCTGTTTGCTACCACTTGAAGCAATAATTCAGTCTCCTCTGCAGCTACATCGCGTGCAAGTGGAGATTCAAGATATTAACGACAATGCGCCGAGTTTTATAACAAAAGAGCATGTACTGAAGATAGCAGAGCACGTAGCGCCTGGAGCTCGCTTCCCACTGGAGAGCGCGCAGGACCCTGACGTTGGAAGCAATGCGCTCCGGTCGTACTCATTGAGTACAAATGATCATTTCTCCCTAAATGTTAAGACTTCGAAGGACGGAAGGAAAATACCAGAATTAGTTTTGGCGAAATCTCTGGATCGAGAGAAACATCCCTCGCACGAGCTTGTCCTTACTGCCGTTGATGGAGGCAACCCCGTTAAATCCGGAACAACACAAATTTCTATACAGGTTCTAGATAACAATGACAACCCTCCCCAGtttgaaaaacagttttatgaAGCATCCATAGGTGAAGACAGTTCGCCTGGCTCGCTAGTACTTGAGCTTATGGCTGTGGACTTAGACGATGGTCCGAATGGAGAAGTTGAGTATTCCTTCGGAGACCACACCTCCGATAGCGTGTTTAACGTTTTTGATTTAAATTCGAAGACAGGTCAGTTAACATTAAAGGGGCCATTGGATTATGAAGAGACTACTTTGTATGTCATTGATCTGGTGGCAAAAGACAAAGGTAGCCCGGAGCTTGAGGGTCACTGCAGTGTCCAGGTCACTGTTGTGGACGCAAATGATAATCCCCCGGAAATCATTCTCAAGTCGCTGACCAGTCCTGCGCCCGAGGACGCGTCTGTTGGGACAGTGGTGGGACTTATAAGCGTCAGAGATTTGGATTCCGGTGACAATGGAAAAATCAGTGTAGGGGTTTCCGGTAATGTACCATTCGCGTTAAAGCCATCTTTTGAAAACCATTATGAATTAGTGACTGGTGCACGCCTCGACCGCGAGGCACAGAGTGAGTACAATATCGACATCATTGCCACAGATGCAGGttctcctgctctttctactAAGAAAACGGTTTCGCTGAGAATCATAGATGTAAACGACAATTCCCCTGTTTTCTCCCAGCCATCATATGTAgtgtatgtaaaagaaaatggtgCTCCAGGGACAATATTGTGTTCAGTTAGCGCTTCGGATCCAGACCTGGGTGAAAATGCCAagatttcatattctgtattaGATTCAAAAGTGCAAGACCAGTCTGTCTCCTCGTATATTTATATTAACTCAGATAACGGCAGCATCTACAGCATGCACTCATTTGACTATGAGAAACTGAAGGTGTTTCAGATCCAAGTGCAGGCAAAGGACCGAGGTTCTCTGCCTCTCAGCAGTAACGCtattgtgcatgtttttatCCTGGACCAGAACGACAACGCCCCCACTGTCATTTACCCCTCAGCTGTCATGGGTTCAATTTCTCACCAGAAAATGCCCCGCTCTGCTAAAGCGGGACACCTCGTTACCAAGGTAACGGCAGTGGACGCCGACTCGGGGCACAACGCTTGGATTTCCTATAAGGTTGTGGAGGCTACAGACGCGTCTCTGTTTGGTGTGAATCTTTATACAGGCGAGGTGAGGACTAAACGCGCTGTTTCAGAGCAGGATGACGCTTCTCAGAGGCTACTTATAGAGATCAAGGACAACGGGGAGCCGGTCCAGTCCACCACAGTCACAGTTGGCATATTGTTAGAGGACGGGGTTCACGAGCCCATTTCGGACTTGCGGCAGAAAGCGCAAGAACCCagcaagaaaaacaataaaatcacattttatttgatcatCTCTCTGGCCTCGGTTTCCGCGGTGTCTTTTGTGACTTTTGTGATCTTGGCAGTGAAGTGCGTTCGAAACAGCAGGAGGGGGGCGTGTTGCTGTATCAGACGGTCTGATTCTGACGGATATAAGAACCCCAACAGAAATCTGCAGATCCAGCTGAACACTGATGGGCCTATTAAGTATGTGGAGGTACTGGGAGGGGACATGATGTCTCAGAGCCAGTCGTTCAGGTCCTGCTTCACTCCGGTGTCAGAGTTCAGTGATTTCACTTTCGTTAAGCCCAGCAGTACTTCAGACTTTAAGGATATGATCAGTGTCCTCGACGCGTCACTGCCTGACAGCGCGTGGACGTTTGAGAGCCAACAG CAAAAACCCCCCAACACTGACTGGCGTTTCTCCCAGAACCAGAGACCTGGAACTAGTGG ggctGCCCCCCCACCCGAGGCTGCCGTAGGAACGGGACCGtggcccaacccccccaccgaAGCTGAGCAGCTCCAGGCGCTGATGGCCGCAGCTAACG aggTGAGTGAGGCGACCGCCACCCTCGGACCGGGAACCATGGGACTGAGCACCCGCTACAGCCCCCAGTTCACCCTGCAGCACGTGCCCGACTACCGCCAGAACGTCTACATCCCCGGCAGCACCGCCACCCTGACGGCcaaccagcagcagcagcagcagcagcagcagcagcccccccagcccgccctcccccagccccccccacaggcCGAGGCCCCCAAGGCTGCCCAGACGCCCGCCAGCAAGAAGAAGTCCGCCAAGAAGGACAAGAAGTAA
- the LOC135250064 gene encoding protocadherin gamma-C5-like isoform X43, giving the protein MTRKTTYTGGRWQALWWYYLFLMWSTIEAQIRYTIPEELKQGSVVGNIAKDLALGASEISDRKLRIASEGKQYFSVDLAKGQLIVSEIIDRETLCAQSANCLLPLQLIIEDPLQFFRAEVEIQDINDNSPRFLTNERVLKIAESTATGVRFPLESALDPDVGSNSLRSYTLSKDECFSLKVKNLDDGRKVPELVLEKSLDREKRAVHHLLLTALDGGNPVRSGTSKITISVLDINDNVPEFKKPVYKVTINEDSPRGTSIIKPEATDVDEGLNGDINYYFGEHTSDSVYATFTIDPKTGEIFLKGELDFERTASYRIDISAKDKGSPEMEGHCTVQIEIADVNDNPPEIILTSQPSPVREDAPSGTTVALINVRDLDSGENGKVSVQVPEGSSFMLKPSFSDHYALVTTAVLDRESFPEYNIEITATDTGSSPLSTKKSIPITILDVNDNPPTFKESSYYVYVNENNAPGTILCSVSASDPDLGENAKISYSILDSKVQDVSVSSYIYINSDNGSIYSMHSFDYEKLKVFQIQVQAKDQGSPSLSSNATVHVFILDQNDNAPTVIYPSAVMGSVSHQKMPRSAKAGHLVTKITAVDADSGHNAWISYKVVEATDASLFGVNLYTGEVRTKRAVSEQDDATQRLLIEIKDNGEPVQSTTVTVGILLEDGVHEPISDLRQKAREPSKKNNKITFYLIISLASVSAVSFVTFVILAVKCVRNSRRGACCCIRRSDSDGYKNPNRNLQIQLNTDGPIKYVEVLGGDMMSQSQSFRSCLSPVSEFSDFTFVKPSSTSDFKDMISVLDASLPDSAWTFESQQQKPPNTDWRFSQNQRPGTSGAAPPPEAAVGTGPWPNPPTEAEQLQALMAAANEVSEATATLGPGTMGLSTRYSPQFTLQHVPDYRQNVYIPGSTATLTANQQQQQQQQQQPPQPALPQPPPQAEAPKAAQTPASKKKSAKKDKK; this is encoded by the exons ATGACTAGGAAAACGACATATACAGGGGGGAGATGGCAGGCGCTGTGgtggtattatttatttctcatgTGGAGTACAATAGAGGCGCAGATTCGCTACACCATTCCAGAGGAACTAAAACAGGGCTCTGTTGTTGGAAATATCGCAAAGGACCTGGCCTTGGGAGCCTCAGAGATTTCTGACCGCAAACTGCGGATCGCCTCCGAGGGTAAGCAATATTTCAGCGTGGATTTGGCGAAGGGACAATTGATAGTGAGCGAAATAATCGACAGAGAGACTCTATGCGCTCAAAGCGCCAATTGTTTGTTACCACTGCAGCTGATAATTGAGGATCCACTTCAGTTTTTCCGTGCTGAGGTTGAAATTCAAGATATCAATGATAATTCACCTCGTTTTCTTACAAACGAGCGGGTGCTGAAAATTGCAGAGTCGACAGCGACGGGCGTGCGTTTCCCTCTGGAGAGCGCACTGGACCCAGACGTGGGCAGTAATTCGCTAAGATCGTATACACTAAGCAAAGACGAATGTTTCAGTTTGAAAGTAAAAAATCTCGACGATGGTAGAAAAGTCCCGGAGCTTGTGTTGGAGAAATCTCTGGACAGAGAAAAACGGGCTGTCCACCACCTCTTACTGACTGCACTAGACGGTGGCAATCCAGTGAGGTCAGGTACCTCTAAAATCACTATTTCTGTTCTTGATATCAATGATAACGTTCCAGAATTTAAAAAGCCGGTATATAAAGTAACCATCAACGAGGACAGCCCTAGAGGTACTTCAATTATTAAACCTGAAGCAACGGACGTAGATGAGGGCCTCAATGGAGATATAAACTATTATTTTGGGGAGCATACTTCCGACTCTGTGTATGCGACGTTTACGATTGAtccaaaaacaggagaaatTTTTCTGAAAGGTGAATTGGATTTCGAGAGAACTGCTTCGTATAGAATTGATATCAGTGCCAAAGATAAAGGTTCTCCGGAGATGGAAGGGCATTGTACTGTACAGATAGAAATAGCGGACGTAAACGACAACCCTCCCGAAATTATCCTCACCTCTCAACCAAGCCCAGTCCGCGAAGACGCGCCCAGTGGTACTACTGTTGCTTTAATAAACGTACGCGATCTTGATTCCGGTGAAAACGGAAAAGTGTCTGTTCAAGTTCCCGAAGGCTCTTCATTTATGCTAAAACCATCTTTTTCTGATCACTACGCGCTTGTTACCACTGCTGTGTTAGACCGCGAGAGCTTTCCAGAGTACAATATAGAAATAACAGCCACTGATACAGGTTCTTCTCCCTTGTCTACAAAAAAATCTATACCAATAACCATTCTCGATGTCAACGATAACCCTCCGACATTCAAAGAATCTTCTTACTACGTGTATGTGAATGAGAATAACGCTCCGGGGACAATACTGTGTTCCGTGTCCGCTTCTGATCCAGACCTGGGTGAGAATGCCAAAATATCGTATTCTATATTGGACTCCAAAGTTCAAGACGTTTCTGTCTCctcatatatttacattaactCAGATAACGGCAGTATCTACAGCATGCACTCGTTTGACTATGAGAAACTGAAGGTGTTTCAAATCCAGGTGCAGGCAAAGGACCAGGGCTCCCCGTCTCTTAGCAGTAACGCCACTGTTCATGTTTTTATCCTGGATCAGAACGACAACGCCCCCACTGTCATTTACCCCTCAGCTGTCATGGGTTCAGTTTCTCACCAGAAAATGCCCCGCTCTGCTAAAGCGGGACACCTCGTTACCAAGATAACTGCAGTGGACGCTGACTCGGGCCACAACGCTTGGATTTCCTATAAGGTTGTGGAGGCTACAGACGCATCTCTGTTTGGTGTGAATCTTTATACAGGAGAGGTGAGAACTAAACGTGCTGTTTCAGAGCAGGATGACGCCACTCAGAGGCTGCTTATAGAGATCAAGGACAACGGGGAGCCGGTCCAATCCACCACAGTCACCGTTGGCATATTGTTAGAGGACGGGGTTCACGAGCCCATTTCGGACTTGCGACAGAAAGCACGAGAACCCagcaagaaaaacaataaaatcacattttatttgatcatCTCTCTGGCCTCAGTTTCCGCGGTGTCTTTTGTGACTTTTGTGATCTTGGCTGTGAAATGCGTTCGAAACAGCAGGAGGGGGGCGTGTTGCTGTATCAGACGGTCTGATTCTGACGGATATAAGAATCCAAATAGAAATCTGCAGATCCAGCTGAACACTGACGGGCCTATTAAATATGTGGAGGTTCTGGGAGGGGACATGATGTCTCAGAGCCAGTCGTTCAGGTCCTGCTTGTCTCCAGTGTCAGAGTTCAGTGATTTCACCTTCGTTAAGCCCAGCAGCACCTCTGACTTTAAGGATATGATCAGTGTCCTCGACGCGTCTCTACCTGACAGCGCGTGGACTTTTGAGAGCCAACAG CAAAAACCCCCCAACACTGACTGGCGTTTCTCCCAGAACCAGAGACCTGGAACTAGTGG ggctGCCCCCCCACCCGAGGCTGCCGTAGGAACGGGACCGtggcccaacccccccaccgaAGCTGAGCAGCTCCAGGCGCTGATGGCCGCAGCTAACG aggTGAGTGAGGCGACCGCCACCCTCGGACCGGGAACCATGGGACTGAGCACCCGCTACAGCCCCCAGTTCACCCTGCAGCACGTGCCCGACTACCGCCAGAACGTCTACATCCCCGGCAGCACCGCCACCCTGACGGCcaaccagcagcagcagcagcagcagcagcagcagcccccccagcccgccctcccccagccccccccacaggcCGAGGCCCCCAAGGCTGCCCAGACGCCCGCCAGCAAGAAGAAGTCCGCCAAGAAGGACAAGAAGTAA
- the LOC135250064 gene encoding protocadherin gamma-C5-like isoform X8: protein MGNGTKKGILIWRAIYFACFFLLWNTTNGQIRYTIPEELNQGSIVGNIGKDLGLNAKEISDRKLRITSEGKQYFSVDLEKGDLIVSERIDRETLCGQSESCLLPLEAIIQSPLQLHRVQVEIQDINDNAPSFITKEHVLKIAEHVAPGARFPLESAQDPDVGSNALRSYSLSTNDHFSLNVKTSKDGRKIPELVLAKSLDREKHPSHELVLTAVDGGNPVKSGTTQISIQVLDNNDNPPQFEKQFYEASIGEDSSPGSLVLELMAVDLDDGPNGEVEYSFGDHTSDSVFNVFDLNSKTGQLTLKGPLDYEETTLYVIDLVAKDKGSPELEGHCSVQVTVVDANDNPPEIILKSLTSPAPEDASVGTVVGLISVRDLDSGDNGKISVGVSGNVPFALKPSFENHYELVTGARLDREAQSEYNIDIIATDAGSPALSTKKTVSLRIIDVNDNSPVFSQPSYVVYVKENGAPGTILCSVSASDPDLGENAKISYSVLDSKVQDQSVSSYIYINSDNGSIYSMHSFDYEKLKVFQIQVQAKDRGSLPLSSNAIVHVFILDQNDNAPTVIYPSAVMGSISHQKMPRSAKAGHLVTKVTAVDADSGHNAWISYKVVEATDASLFGVNLYTGEVRTKRAVSEQDDASQRLLIEIKDNGEPVQSTTVTVGILLEDGVHEPISDLRQKAQEPSKKNNKITFYLIISLASVSAVSFVTFVILAVKCVRNSRRGACCCIRRSDSDGYKNPNRNLQIQLNTDGPIKYVEVLGGDMMSQSQSFRSCFTPVSEFSDFTFVKPSSTSDFKDMISVLDASLPDSAWTFESQQQKPPNTDWRFSQNQRPGTSGQHKYNTTQIRWTPYGKARAAPPPEAAVGTGPWPNPPTEAEQLQALMAAANEVSEATATLGPGTMGLSTRYSPQFTLQHVPDYRQNVYIPGSTATLTANQQQQQQQQQQPPQPALPQPPPQAEAPKAAQTPASKKKSAKKDKK from the exons ATGGGAAACGGGACCAAAAAAGGGATCTTGATATGGCGCGCTATCTATTTCGCGTGTTTCTTTCTTCTGTGGAATACAACAAATGGACAGATTCGGTACACCATTCCAGAGGAACTAAACCAGGGGTCGATAGTCGGGAATATTGGGAAAGACTTGGGTTTAAATGCAAAAGAAATTTCGGATCGCAAGCTGCGGATCACGTCCGAGGGTAAGCAGTATTTCAGTGTGGATTTGGAAAAGGGAGATCTGATCGTGAGTGAGAGAATAGACAGAGAGACGCTTTGTGGACAAAGCGAGAGCTGTTTGCTACCACTTGAAGCAATAATTCAGTCTCCTCTGCAGCTACATCGCGTGCAAGTGGAGATTCAAGATATTAACGACAATGCGCCGAGTTTTATAACAAAAGAGCATGTACTGAAGATAGCAGAGCACGTAGCGCCTGGAGCTCGCTTCCCACTGGAGAGCGCGCAGGACCCTGACGTTGGAAGCAATGCGCTCCGGTCGTACTCATTGAGTACAAATGATCATTTCTCCCTAAATGTTAAGACTTCGAAGGACGGAAGGAAAATACCAGAATTAGTTTTGGCGAAATCTCTGGATCGAGAGAAACATCCCTCGCACGAGCTTGTCCTTACTGCCGTTGATGGAGGCAACCCCGTTAAATCCGGAACAACACAAATTTCTATACAGGTTCTAGATAACAATGACAACCCTCCCCAGtttgaaaaacagttttatgaAGCATCCATAGGTGAAGACAGTTCGCCTGGCTCGCTAGTACTTGAGCTTATGGCTGTGGACTTAGACGATGGTCCGAATGGAGAAGTTGAGTATTCCTTCGGAGACCACACCTCCGATAGCGTGTTTAACGTTTTTGATTTAAATTCGAAGACAGGTCAGTTAACATTAAAGGGGCCATTGGATTATGAAGAGACTACTTTGTATGTCATTGATCTGGTGGCAAAAGACAAAGGTAGCCCGGAGCTTGAGGGTCACTGCAGTGTCCAGGTCACTGTTGTGGACGCAAATGATAATCCCCCGGAAATCATTCTCAAGTCGCTGACCAGTCCTGCGCCCGAGGACGCGTCTGTTGGGACAGTGGTGGGACTTATAAGCGTCAGAGATTTGGATTCCGGTGACAATGGAAAAATCAGTGTAGGGGTTTCCGGTAATGTACCATTCGCGTTAAAGCCATCTTTTGAAAACCATTATGAATTAGTGACTGGTGCACGCCTCGACCGCGAGGCACAGAGTGAGTACAATATCGACATCATTGCCACAGATGCAGGttctcctgctctttctactAAGAAAACGGTTTCGCTGAGAATCATAGATGTAAACGACAATTCCCCTGTTTTCTCCCAGCCATCATATGTAgtgtatgtaaaagaaaatggtgCTCCAGGGACAATATTGTGTTCAGTTAGCGCTTCGGATCCAGACCTGGGTGAAAATGCCAagatttcatattctgtattaGATTCAAAAGTGCAAGACCAGTCTGTCTCCTCGTATATTTATATTAACTCAGATAACGGCAGCATCTACAGCATGCACTCATTTGACTATGAGAAACTGAAGGTGTTTCAGATCCAAGTGCAGGCAAAGGACCGAGGTTCTCTGCCTCTCAGCAGTAACGCtattgtgcatgtttttatCCTGGACCAGAACGACAACGCCCCCACTGTCATTTACCCCTCAGCTGTCATGGGTTCAATTTCTCACCAGAAAATGCCCCGCTCTGCTAAAGCGGGACACCTCGTTACCAAGGTAACGGCAGTGGACGCCGACTCGGGGCACAACGCTTGGATTTCCTATAAGGTTGTGGAGGCTACAGACGCGTCTCTGTTTGGTGTGAATCTTTATACAGGCGAGGTGAGGACTAAACGCGCTGTTTCAGAGCAGGATGACGCTTCTCAGAGGCTACTTATAGAGATCAAGGACAACGGGGAGCCGGTCCAGTCCACCACAGTCACAGTTGGCATATTGTTAGAGGACGGGGTTCACGAGCCCATTTCGGACTTGCGGCAGAAAGCGCAAGAACCCagcaagaaaaacaataaaatcacattttatttgatcatCTCTCTGGCCTCGGTTTCCGCGGTGTCTTTTGTGACTTTTGTGATCTTGGCAGTGAAGTGCGTTCGAAACAGCAGGAGGGGGGCGTGTTGCTGTATCAGACGGTCTGATTCTGACGGATATAAGAACCCCAACAGAAATCTGCAGATCCAGCTGAACACTGATGGGCCTATTAAGTATGTGGAGGTACTGGGAGGGGACATGATGTCTCAGAGCCAGTCGTTCAGGTCCTGCTTCACTCCGGTGTCAGAGTTCAGTGATTTCACTTTCGTTAAGCCCAGCAGTACTTCAGACTTTAAGGATATGATCAGTGTCCTCGACGCGTCACTGCCTGACAGCGCGTGGACGTTTGAGAGCCAACAG CAAAAACCCCCCAACACTGACTGGCGTTTCTCCCAGAACCAGAGACCTGGAACTAGTGG tcagCACAAGTACAACACGACGCAGATAAGATGGACGCCGTATGGGAAAGCCAG ggctGCCCCCCCACCCGAGGCTGCCGTAGGAACGGGACCGtggcccaacccccccaccgaAGCTGAGCAGCTCCAGGCGCTGATGGCCGCAGCTAACG aggTGAGTGAGGCGACCGCCACCCTCGGACCGGGAACCATGGGACTGAGCACCCGCTACAGCCCCCAGTTCACCCTGCAGCACGTGCCCGACTACCGCCAGAACGTCTACATCCCCGGCAGCACCGCCACCCTGACGGCcaaccagcagcagcagcagcagcagcagcagcagcccccccagcccgccctcccccagccccccccacaggcCGAGGCCCCCAAGGCTGCCCAGACGCCCGCCAGCAAGAAGAAGTCCGCCAAGAAGGACAAGAAGTAA